The following DNA comes from Strongyloides ratti genome assembly S_ratti_ED321, scaffold srae_chrx_scaffold0000008.
aaatataatgtttcaACTAAAAATGCAATAGCTCCAGgaataagaaatattataatataatcttGTAATAACggaatttcaaaatttatcaatattttcttatcattaaaatttgataaaatttgtGAGCACATTCCATTGaaatttgtattatatattgatTGTACTTTATTACATATACAAGGACGTCTTTtgacaacatttttttttcttatttttctgtaatttattataaaacttgGAATATGTTTACACATTCTGCAAGATCCTCTTGATGATAAAAACAACCAATTTggttttttataataatcttCATCAAAACCACCCATTTGATTtcgatatatttttaatgaatgcctcatttttgtaaatgacatatatttatcaacattattttttatttctttttcttctgATTCATCAAAAAATGATTGTATTGTTATTATTGATGATCCTAAACCACTTGATtgttcattaaaatataatgaattagtaatattattattattattattattactatatcGTATATCACGTATTAATGGTGATAATAATGAGGGTTTTGAATATTTTGTGCAagaaataactttattttttttacaagcttttaataaattttcagcTTTAATTCGAGGTGATAAATGCATTTCTGTTAATTGTTCACATGACCCTAATGTAATTTCATCATTATTACTATAAGATGAATGAAGAAGGACACTTTTGAAGTGTTCTTTTTTACTTTTGTGACATTCTGACATTGATTGAGACAACAATATAGGAATTTTTGATGGTTTTGGAGTGGTAAAAGAAGAGATCAATCTATTGAATGATTGTGACTGTATATTTGGTACTTTTGTAATTCTTctataacaattatattataaaaacttgtaaaagtaataataataaacttacTTATTACTTTCCAAACATGTGTCTATATTGTTGAGAGAtgataaatcatttaatgaACTTAAAGCTGAATCataataagaataattttctttagaatatttaatatttgatgTTGACATATCcaaattatcaattattatatcacaaatttcattttcatttttattaaaaatttttttatcaatggtagttgaaaaattaatatcattataatttacCGTTTGTTTGGTATAGGAATAAGTCCACGTGCTCTTGGATAAACGAGTGCGCTTGTATTTGAAGATATATTTACCATCGCTGTAGTAGGTTGTGATGAGTGCTGCACGCTGCGGGCGTCCcctttttttgaaaaatttgttgaatattgcgttttattatttttttgttcttttCTTGAGTCACGAGAAATAGCTCTTCTTGGAGCTGGAATTCTTGATACATCAATCATAACATCacaatttgttttaatactACTATTAAATGTAGATGCtttattctaaaataaaaattattattaatatttaaataattgataataaaactaacatttgataattttgCTCTATTAGATTGTGATAAAGTAGttatatcataattttttacaattgaTGGGAATGTCTCAAGACaagaaaatgttaaaatattttctccACAAAATCGTAAAACTTCTTCTGGTATTATTTCTTCAACTAAATTATCTTCGTTTGCAAATAATGTTGGTTTAACACAACTACTTTTTTGAATTCTTTGTCTAGCCTTATTCAATAATTGTTGTTCATATATCGTAAAAGAACGACGTTGTTCTGGTCGTGATgactaaaataatattatataataaataaataaatatataataaaaaaaaaattaaaattaatgctataaaaattatataatttaagaaaattttcttttctaattactttttaaatgtatagtaaaaaaaaaaaaataaatgtatttgtTAGTAAACTATGTCAagcaaataataaataataatgtatagaatataatgttatataaGGTGGAGTTTATAAAGATGTACATTCacattttaagataaaaacaagaaagacataaaataaaataaaaataaacttacaGGGCGTAAAACTAATGTTTGAACAAATTTCCTTAAATTTGTTTCAGtctcatttttattttttggtgGTATAGAATcatctttattaataaataatgatggCGTTTCATCTTCAGGATTAAGAGAAGCATTAAATAATCGTGAATCATTTGAGTATTCAGATGTTTTTGGTCTTATATATCCAGATTTTAATATATGCCATTCATCACCATCATCATCAAAATAAGctctttcttttaatttttttacaacatcatttggtataaaattatccactataagtaattttaattttaattcttttgttATTTCAGAAACAGATGTTTCTAAGTCTTGTCTTTCTCTAGAATGATGAAATGAAATATCCTGTAATTCAGAACGTATTTGTtgatactttaaataaagttttttcaatttttttgtttttaattcaaCTTCTTGTTTTAATGTTGTAAAAGTTTGATTTATTTCAGATGTAGAACATTCTTGTGATTCTAATTGTTGTAATATTTCTCTTTCTCTTCTTCGTTGTTCTGCTATTtctaatcttttattttctaattcaTTTTCTTGTTTCCttgttttatcaaataaatttgaattaCCACTTAAAAGTTTACTTTGTATAGCTTGTATTCTATCTGCCAAATTTTGTTGAGCTTTATGTTCTTTCATTAATTCCTCTTTTCTTCTATTTAAAtcttctaataatttttgtttttcttcAGATATAATTGAagtattatcatttatttctttttgttttaattcaagaattttttgttgttcttctaaatattctaaaatacTTGATTGATCCATAACATTAGAATCAGTTGAATCAGACATAGTACTATGTTTTTTAGATTTACGTTTACGACTGCTTGAAAGACCTCTCTTTTCAAGCATACTTTTAAGTCTAGCAATTTCTTCTTGAAATTCTCTTACTAAAGCATCTTTAGGATCTTCATTAATTCTTGgtttattttgaatattttttgccCTATTTGCGTATCTTAATGTTCCAATTGTTTcttcaaaattatatgatGCTGGACCAATATTTGCAACCATAATTGTTTTTGAATTACCACCAAGTGAATCTTGAAGTAATCTTGTTAATTTTGAATCACGATATGGAATGTGTGAACTTTTTCCATCAACTAATGCAGATATTACATTTCCCAATGCAGAAAgagataaattaatttttgttgcTTCTTTAAATCTTTCACCTAATGTACCAGTTTTTGATTGCCTTTCACTACCAGCTAAATCAACTAAGTTTAAACGACCTACTCTTATATGATTTTCACCATCTGGACCTACTTCAGAACATTCAAtagtaattataaaaattgcaTGTGATCTACTACTATGTTCATTCATATTTGTTCTACCAACAGATCTATTAGCATGTCCAACACTCATAACATGATGTATTTCTTGAACAGATTTAACAACAAAAGATGATAAATCTTTAACATATACACCAATATCAGGACGTTCTTTTAATTCAAGTCTTATTGCActatctttatttaataaatcacGTATTTCTTCTTGataaatttctaaataaCTTGCTCTTACTAAATATTGTTGTTGTGTTGAATTAGCTATATGATGAAATATATGTTCAAATGAATTTGGAATAACACCacgtaatattttatcattatgaACACCTTCCATTGTAAATGTTTTTCCAGTACCAGTTTGACCATAAGCAAAAATTGTACCATTAAAACCATTAAGAACTGAATTAACTAAATCACGAAATGTTTCATCATATAATTCACTTTGTGTTGAATTCCAATCATATATGGCATCAAATGTAAATGTTTTAGGTGGTTCATTTAAATCTTTaggatttttaatttctattaCACCAAGATTTGAATCTATTGAAACAAcactaaaatataataaaaattattattatattatatatacaacatataattgatatattaattattattttgccGTTATTATACATACCTATGATGGCCTTCTTTGATTTCTAATTCTGACAAAGGTCGACATCTTACAATAACTTTAATGGCTTCAGAGCTTCCATTTGTTTTTAGTCGAGAAATAgataatgtatttttattagttaaCTGTGTCATTCttagttttaatataataatatcaaagTTATCATTGTTACCAaaacgtttttttttttctatactaaataattaaggtaattatttttatattagtattaaaaatagaaaatattattcaaaatttattagaaacaaagatattaataactaaaatatatcttattaaaatttagaaatgtatattgtaaaaaaaaaagtatatattatatataagttataaatgaaaaacaaaagtattattaatggaacaaaaaaaattgcacATTGATTCACatgaaacaaaattttaaaaaataatttttattcagaataatataattgatgtgcatactaataaaatttttcacaaaaaataaagaaaattttattcaagtaaaataaattaataaatattatattttcatagacaattaaatttgatattttttttttatatttatcatttatgtaaacaaaaattattatatttatatacaattatttattgaaaaaatttcttaaatgtaaataaatatattttttatttattatacaaaaataaaatattttaaaatataaattaaatattttgatataaaaaatcgATAAAACCAAATAATTGAAGAAAATGCCAAATGAcgaatatatattttacgaTAAGAAAAAGCATGTTATTATTGAATGCGCAACTTATATATAATGAGTAAGCAATTTCATGTTCATAAgattattcaaatttaaataatttataataatgctaatgatatttaagaaaaataatttttaattataataatattaataaatttaaaatattatttatatatataaaaaataaatttaaaaaaaaaggttaatAAATGGatattaagaataaaattaaaggCAACTTTTATTAGTACATTAAACAACCTATACAATTTCATTGATTGTCCACTAAAATAGCCAGATAGAgatataacatttttctttattatatatgaCCTAAAGATTTGTCAAAGCATAAAAAGCTTTTATCcagatttattttaaaaagcatTTCTTATAACAATGAGAAACTAACAATAAAgcaaataaaagtattaaagaaaataagaaaaataaattaaaagaatttattttattaatattttatatatattttttttattatagaattattaatatattcttaCTAACATCATTTacaatgatatatttatatttaaaagttttcaacaagtaaaaaaatataaatattctagttattaaaaaatgtaaaaaaaattatataattattatttatgaaaatatcAAACGTTAAGGATAacatcaataaataatttataatcattaatataatataattaatactattatgtgaaataaaaagtatcataaataaaaagaattagttacaatttaaaataaaaatttattcgaATAAAACATAATCATTATCACTATAACAACATTTTCACTCagtgattaaaaattttcataaatgttttaataattaaaatatataatttttcatgcaattattactttttttaaaattaaatacaaaaaaaaaagtataaattaaataaatttgtagGCATACAcctttatcattatattttctctttttaaattatttttttttgtcaaacatttattaaacataatAGAATGGATTATTTTTGCACTTCAAAATATCAATAATCGAAATgctttataaaaagataaattgatgtatttaaaaattatttacattttttattgtttatttcatttttttgaaaaaagattatatttaacaatatacaACAAAAATTTCTCATTATTTgtgaaattttttcaaaataatatgaattattaatatgccaataaataacaatgaaaccttttaaagattaattttttttttatttataatatttcaataatatctaaataagtatataaaagctatttgtttaaaaaacttaaattctttttttacgcctgtcattttttattaatatcaagtaataaatttttaaaaagtatatgatgaaaaaataatttttttttcatttaattttcattacttatatactttttaaaatatttttagttttacaatttttgacagttgaataacaattttgggcttttttttttcttcctaaattttattagaaattggttcattaaatatatcaatattttattataaatttcaatattttaaaatgtattgtataattatgatattatattttataaataatgataaacaatttcaattatacaattttatatttatattttttttaataatttattactcaaatatatctttttgttctttgtaaaataaatataaataaacctatagtcatttataaaagcttttttaaaaaaaatcataaaatttgGACAAATGTTTAGTGATGatcaattatttaatatttactgtataatattatcttataaaactttcaataataatgatatttaaatacGCTAAAAGATAAccatttaaacatttaatgGTGTATTTTAAGTTTAGTAACAATTGTTTACTAGttatattataacttttCAATCAATTGAAAACTTTCCAATGTCCAAAAAAATTAACCTTTGTATTTCTtagtatattaaattatttaacaaattaaaaaatagtaatatttttattaattaaatatttaataaaaatatatattattaagttatatttttaaaaaaaaaaatatttttaccaccatttattatattaattattttattattttttagaatagttttaatatatacaGTAATTACAacttcataaaatattttatgatatatttttttttaaaataagaattaAATCCAATTTATCACATgtagttttataaaattatttacaaatattttgaatgCAAGTTTTAtgtaatacttttttattcttattctAATAATGTActtataatatttagaaaaaagttttagctaacaataaaataaagaataaattaggtgtaaaaaaatatatttcacatttatagaaaaaaaaaaggattaTAATCAAAGAACAAacttgataaattaataaaaattatgtcatattttaataaaactaacaacttttaatattattttttttttttaatttttcattacaaatatttacttttacctaaatattatataatctaAAGCCTATTTATAAgtattatttatgtaaaaatcattaaaacgAATTATTTTGGAATGATGACAATGATGAAGGAATATCTAACTTACTCTTGTTTGTACTAttgtttatcttttttatataaaacattttttttattactactATTAATTTGAatgacaaaaatatattaaaacaaacaTATTAATTCAGgattcatttttatcattcattatattatttttttttattatattaatcatttatattactCATAGttagaattaatttttttttgtcattttaatgaatcatatattttatataggTAGAGATCTAAATTCATCcagaaaaataaatgaaaaattatttatattgtatatatatcatattaCATTTTTCCTTTCTTTAACCCCCCCCCCCCTTCTTCtctaaacatttttattaaattttttttttgttaatatattatttaatttgaaTTGATATTTACTgcttttgttaataatttgaatgaatattataataaaaatagtaatgcAGATTTATGTGTACATAGGCATATTTTAAGAtgaaatttattgtaaatttataacattatattttaaattttgattttatatgCAATGTATATCTATATGTGAGGAATAGATTTAGGAcgattatatataaatatctatCTACCAATTATATAGTAATATTTCATATGTTACTGCGCAAACTTAAATAGTagcaaaattttttgaataaagtTATTCAAGGTCTTTTTCATAAGGATATCCTTgtatatttaacttttttattgattggaaaaaaaaatcgcCTATTATGTCTCGAACTTAAGAGTGgagtaaataaaaagtaattgtCATTTACTTAGTTAAATAATGTTGatgtatttaataaatataagttcattattttcattaccttcttttttaataatatcattatctGATTTTATCatagtataattttataaatatgtaaaataataaacaaataataatgaattacatattatttaatactaaaattaaatgtttacttttttataagataaattatattatttttatatgaaattttAGAGTTTAGTACTAattaagtatttattttcaaactAATGTTTTTCATTTATGATATATAAGTATTAACATATAACTATagtataatttatcaaaaaaaaatttttttttgtcactattgttataattattaaccATTTATTGGTTTCATATTTAATTACTTATcctatatttatattaaatagcTGAGAATAAacgataatatattttatgctttatattatttaagcATTTAAAACAACtctttttctaatatatatatatatatatatatatatatatataacagtatcacaattattaaacttttatatacattCTAAACGATGAcacaaaatttatcattcaaaaattgtatatttaaaaactgtATTAGATTGCTTCGTTTTCGGGTTAAAAcattttgtataataattgttattatgtatattataCAGTTGAATACTGTTTCTGAAGATGcacaataataaaatcactattatatataaatgtaaatattgttatatagATTAATGTAAATTCTATATTTGAAAAACCTTCAAGCTAATATGCTTactgtaaaaaattttgtattgttatttattttaatttattttttatataaaaattaaaaaaaaaaaagttgtgttgacattttatttcaaaataggacagtttctttttttattttttaatattttattaagtcACTATAAAAACTTATAGTTAAACATTtacttaataaaatgttaacattattaactatttttGAGTTAAATTGAAtgaacattattaaaatattttattattagtatttttttttttataaatattattttatttatatattatttaatataccttaaataaaaattgtacatatttgatattaaaatacttattattaatcaaattttttttatcatataaataaaatgaatatttagctattcttataaataatttatataaagtaacttaaattaatattatcaattacaTCATATTAAATAGTAAGATTC
Coding sequences within:
- a CDS encoding Kinesin-like protein Klp68D: MTQLTNKNTLSISRLKTNGSSEAIKVIVRCRPLSELEIKEGHHSVVSIDSNLGVIEIKNPKDLNEPPKTFTFDAIYDWNSTQSELYDETFRDLVNSVLNGFNGTIFAYGQTGTGKTFTMEGVHNDKILRGVIPNSFEHIFHHIANSTQQQYLVRASYLEIYQEEIRDLLNKDSAIRLELKERPDIGVYVKDLSSFVVKSVQEIHHVMSVGHANRSVGRTNMNEHSSRSHAIFIITIECSEVGPDGENHIRVGRLNLVDLAGSERQSKTGTLGERFKEATKINLSLSALGNVISALVDGKSSHIPYRDSKLTRLLQDSLGGNSKTIMVANIGPASYNFEETIGTLRYANRAKNIQNKPRINEDPKDALVREFQEEIARLKSMLEKRGLSSSRKRKSKKHSTMSDSTDSNVMDQSSILEYLEEQQKILELKQKEINDNTSIISEEKQKLLEDLNRRKEELMKEHKAQQNLADRIQAIQSKLLSGNSNLFDKTRKQENELENKRLEIAEQRRREREILQQLESQECSTSEINQTFTTLKQEVELKTKKLKKLYLKYQQIRSELQDISFHHSRERQDLETSVSEITKELKLKLLIVDNFIPNDVVKKLKERAYFDDDGDEWHILKSGYIRPKTSEYSNDSRLFNASLNPEDETPSLFINKDDSIPPKNKNETETNLRKFVQTLVLRPSSRPEQRRSFTIYEQQLLNKARQRIQKSSCVKPTLFANEDNLVEEIIPEEVLRFCGENILTFSCLETFPSIVKNYDITTLSQSNRAKLSNNKASTFNSSIKTNCDVMIDVSRIPAPRRAISRDSRKEQKNNKTQYSTNFSKKGDARSVQHSSQPTTAMVNISSNTSALVYPRARGLIPIPNKR